A window of the Sphingobium sp. CAP-1 genome harbors these coding sequences:
- a CDS encoding major capsid protein — translation MTTIGSVLPTLVDLTKRLDPDGKIAAIGEWLTQSNPILDDIVWQEGNLPTGERTTIRTELPTVSLRALNEGVARSKSRTAQVDDGAAMLEGNSQCDRKLAILSGDIGNYRLSESSAFLEAMNQTMAGLLVYGNAATNPKAFTGLAPRFNSLSGNFGSQIIDAGGTGTDNASIYLVGWGQQGVKGIYPKNTKAGLLHHDLSAHTGMGDDGYPLGMEVLDPDGNPYIGYKDHYEWNAGLSVKDPGYVVRIANIDKSLLIADASTGAKIQMLMVQALETIKSTETAGMKFGWYMPRQIRAMLRMQLLEKKNAYLSMEEVAGRKVVAFESIPVRRVDAMKADEARVV, via the coding sequence ATGACGACCATCGGCTCTGTTCTGCCGACCCTGGTGGACCTGACCAAGCGTCTGGACCCGGACGGCAAGATCGCGGCGATCGGCGAGTGGCTGACCCAGTCCAACCCGATCCTTGATGACATTGTGTGGCAGGAAGGCAATCTGCCCACCGGCGAACGCACCACGATCCGCACCGAGTTGCCGACCGTGTCGCTGCGCGCGCTCAATGAGGGCGTTGCGCGCTCCAAGAGCCGCACCGCGCAGGTTGATGACGGCGCGGCCATGCTGGAGGGCAACAGCCAGTGCGATCGCAAGCTGGCGATCCTGTCCGGCGACATCGGCAATTACCGTCTGTCGGAAAGCAGCGCCTTCCTTGAGGCGATGAACCAGACAATGGCGGGCCTCCTCGTCTACGGGAATGCCGCGACCAACCCCAAGGCGTTTACTGGGCTGGCCCCCCGCTTCAACAGCCTGTCGGGCAATTTTGGTTCGCAGATTATCGACGCGGGCGGCACCGGCACCGACAATGCCTCCATCTATCTGGTCGGATGGGGTCAGCAGGGCGTCAAGGGCATCTATCCGAAGAACACCAAGGCCGGTCTGCTGCATCACGACCTGTCCGCGCACACGGGCATGGGCGATGACGGCTATCCGCTCGGCATGGAAGTGCTGGACCCGGACGGCAATCCGTATATCGGCTACAAGGACCATTATGAATGGAATGCGGGCCTGTCGGTCAAAGACCCCGGCTATGTCGTCCGCATCGCCAATATCGACAAGAGCCTGCTGATCGCAGATGCTTCGACCGGCGCGAAAATCCAGATGCTGATGGTCCAGGCGCTGGAGACGATCAAGTCGACCGAGACGGCGGGCATGAAGTTCGGCTGGTATATGCCACGCCAGATTCGCGCGATGCTGCGGATGCAGTTGCTCGAAAAGAAGAACGCCTACCTCTCGATGGAAGAGGTCGCCGGCCGCAAGGTCGTAGCCTTCGAAAGTATCCCCGTCCGCCGCGTCGACGCCATGAAGGCCGACGAAGCGCGCGTGGTCTAA
- a CDS encoding spike base protein, RCAP_Rcc01079 family, translating to MSRSTSPANRWVPITPSDSTDIPQGSPSALICSGAGNVVLVDYLGNEMTRAFAIDTIYPFQAMRVKSTGTTATGIYGLYNS from the coding sequence ATGTCGCGCAGCACCAGCCCGGCCAACCGATGGGTGCCGATTACGCCCAGCGATTCAACCGACATTCCGCAGGGGTCGCCCTCGGCGCTCATCTGTTCGGGGGCCGGCAATGTTGTCCTCGTCGATTATCTGGGCAACGAAATGACACGGGCTTTCGCGATCGACACGATCTATCCCTTTCAGGCGATGCGGGTGAAGTCCACCGGGACGACGGCGACCGGGATCTACGGTCTCTATAATAGCTGA
- a CDS encoding peptidase, whose amino-acid sequence MKRAIGMMKMHRLGLLAGVAMTPMERRVGRFMRAPDHPTGDPAPAGTPPADPSAAADPASAADPAPAGDPPANPGETMLGGEPEGKTKGGDPDSPDDEGGKDKSDAAAALIGAPESYAFDLGEGVNFDQEAFDLVEPVLREMDLSQDAAGRIVGAYAEKVLPMLQQRAEAQATQAGEELRADWAKQTMADTEVGGTKLAESKAMAARAMAHFLPQGEEGQRFRTFLNESGLGNHPEMMRILARAGRELGEATADKGTTAKEALSSAEKFYGKGYGKQQ is encoded by the coding sequence GTGAAGCGCGCAATCGGTATGATGAAGATGCATAGGCTCGGCCTTCTGGCTGGTGTGGCAATGACGCCGATGGAGCGCCGCGTAGGTCGGTTCATGCGTGCGCCCGATCATCCGACGGGCGACCCCGCCCCGGCTGGCACTCCACCCGCCGACCCTTCGGCCGCTGCCGATCCAGCCTCGGCCGCTGATCCCGCGCCCGCTGGCGATCCGCCGGCCAATCCCGGCGAGACGATGCTCGGTGGCGAACCCGAAGGCAAGACGAAAGGAGGTGATCCAGATTCTCCTGATGATGAGGGCGGCAAGGACAAGAGCGATGCCGCTGCCGCCCTTATCGGCGCGCCCGAATCCTATGCCTTCGACCTGGGCGAAGGCGTCAATTTCGATCAGGAAGCCTTCGACCTTGTCGAGCCGGTGCTGCGCGAGATGGACCTTAGCCAGGACGCGGCGGGCCGGATTGTCGGCGCTTATGCGGAGAAGGTTCTGCCCATGCTCCAGCAGCGCGCCGAAGCGCAGGCGACGCAGGCCGGCGAAGAGTTGCGGGCCGACTGGGCCAAGCAGACGATGGCGGACACGGAAGTCGGCGGGACGAAACTGGCTGAGAGCAAGGCCATGGCCGCCCGCGCGATGGCGCATTTCCTGCCGCAGGGTGAGGAAGGCCAGCGATTCCGCACCTTCCTCAACGAGTCCGGCCTCGGCAACCACCCCGAAATGATGCGCATCCTCGCCCGCGCCGGCCGCGAGCTGGGGGAAGCGACGGCCGACAAAGGCACCACGGCGAAGGAAGCCCTGTCCTCCGCCGAAAAATTCTACGGCAAGGGCTACGGCAAGCAGCAGTAA
- a CDS encoding Bbp16 family capsid cement protein, which produces MITDREARFSLAQAVTTGTQYSTNSYDTGVKASSIGDGEELLLTVNVGTAFAGGTSLAVNLVDSANADLSSPTVLAGSGVIAEASLTAGVRLLKMRVPSNTQRYVGLQFVTVGTHSAGTINANIVRDADSNRTYAFETGR; this is translated from the coding sequence ATGATTACCGATCGTGAAGCCCGCTTCTCGCTTGCGCAGGCGGTCACCACCGGCACGCAATATTCCACCAACAGCTATGACACTGGCGTCAAGGCGTCGAGCATCGGCGATGGCGAGGAGCTGCTGCTAACCGTCAATGTCGGCACGGCGTTCGCGGGTGGCACCAGCCTCGCCGTCAACCTGGTGGACAGCGCCAATGCGGACCTGTCCTCGCCTACCGTGCTGGCGGGCAGCGGCGTCATCGCTGAAGCGAGCCTGACCGCAGGCGTGCGCCTCCTCAAGATGCGCGTGCCGTCGAATACGCAGCGCTATGTCGGCCTCCAGTTCGTGACCGTCGGCACGCACTCGGCCGGCACCATCAACGCCAACATCGTGCGCGATGCGGATAGCAACCGCACCTATGCGTTCGAAACCGGCCGATAA
- a CDS encoding portal protein: protein MATLSINPLNELTLKDHVKARARTMLASLDDEKGDWCEIARYTGHPGIEALRVTAKGTMRPKSRPIYDGYATRAFRYVESGLYSGNSSPNRPWFKFGLKRDRDGVEETHASRVWLDACASVLAMILAGSNFYRVARSNYGELAKFAVAAGIMDEDWEKGIVCIALTIGEYAIDVDKNGDVDTLLRIVGMTTRQIVDAFVRRDDGTMDWEAVDTSVQSAWTSSLYGQVFTVYHLIEPNKEYREGAWGSAGMRWRSVKWMDADARPKTLLEHKGYREKPFWAVRWKVYGNDVWARGPGHDVLPDMRELQMQSKRKGEATDLIVKPPTQGPKGFKMEPGRHEAIANADAGKIEVIYEAPYQAIQLVGQDLNDCRQAIREGTYADLFMAFIERDGVQPLNDLETQLRDQEKMTQLGPVIEGINNDMLAIVIERVFAIAFRGQLLPPPPEDMEGEEIEIEFISILAQAQKMMGMAQTERSLSFVGVVAQFQPDVVDKVDGDALVEDYWDRSAAPALGLRDQATVDAIRAQRQQQRQMEQMASMAAPAEQGVKAAALLNQMSQQ, encoded by the coding sequence ATGGCCACGCTGAGCATCAACCCGCTGAACGAGTTGACGCTCAAGGACCATGTGAAGGCGCGCGCCCGGACGATGCTCGCCTCGCTCGATGACGAGAAAGGCGACTGGTGCGAGATCGCCCGCTATACCGGCCATCCGGGCATAGAGGCGCTGCGCGTGACGGCGAAGGGCACGATGCGGCCCAAGTCGCGGCCCATCTATGACGGCTATGCGACCCGCGCCTTTCGCTATGTCGAGAGCGGCCTCTATTCGGGCAACAGTTCACCCAATCGGCCCTGGTTCAAATTCGGCTTGAAGCGCGATCGTGATGGCGTGGAAGAAACACATGCCTCCCGCGTCTGGCTCGATGCCTGCGCGTCAGTGCTGGCGATGATCCTGGCCGGGTCGAACTTCTATCGCGTCGCTCGGTCCAACTATGGCGAACTGGCCAAGTTCGCGGTGGCGGCCGGCATCATGGACGAGGATTGGGAAAAAGGCATCGTGTGCATTGCCCTGACGATCGGCGAATATGCGATCGACGTGGACAAGAATGGCGATGTCGACACGCTGTTGCGAATCGTCGGCATGACGACGCGGCAGATTGTGGATGCGTTCGTGCGCCGCGATGACGGGACGATGGATTGGGAGGCTGTCGACACCAGCGTCCAGTCGGCATGGACATCGTCGCTATATGGACAGGTGTTCACCGTCTATCACCTGATCGAACCCAATAAGGAATATCGCGAAGGCGCGTGGGGCAGTGCCGGAATGCGCTGGCGGTCGGTCAAGTGGATGGACGCGGATGCGCGGCCCAAGACGCTGCTGGAGCATAAGGGCTATCGCGAAAAGCCATTCTGGGCGGTGCGCTGGAAGGTCTACGGCAATGATGTCTGGGCGCGCGGCCCCGGTCATGACGTGCTGCCCGACATGCGCGAGCTTCAAATGCAGTCCAAGCGGAAGGGCGAGGCGACCGATCTCATCGTGAAGCCGCCGACGCAGGGGCCAAAGGGCTTCAAGATGGAACCGGGCCGCCATGAGGCCATCGCCAATGCCGATGCCGGTAAGATCGAGGTTATCTACGAGGCTCCCTATCAGGCGATCCAGCTAGTCGGCCAGGACCTGAACGATTGCCGGCAGGCGATCCGTGAAGGCACCTACGCGGATCTGTTCATGGCCTTCATCGAGCGCGATGGCGTCCAGCCGCTCAACGATCTGGAGACGCAACTGCGCGATCAGGAGAAGATGACGCAGCTCGGCCCGGTGATCGAGGGCATCAACAACGACATGCTGGCGATCGTGATCGAGCGCGTATTCGCCATCGCGTTTCGCGGCCAGCTCCTCCCGCCTCCCCCGGAAGATATGGAGGGGGAAGAAATCGAGATCGAGTTCATCTCCATCCTTGCCCAGGCGCAGAAGATGATGGGTATGGCCCAGACGGAGCGCAGCCTGTCCTTCGTGGGCGTGGTCGCGCAGTTCCAGCCCGACGTGGTCGACAAGGTCGATGGCGATGCGCTGGTGGAAGATTATTGGGATCGCAGCGCCGCCCCTGCGCTTGGCCTGCGCGATCAGGCAACTGTCGACGCGATCCGCGCCCAGCGCCAGCAGCAGCGCCAGATGGAACAGATGGCGTCCATGGCCGCGCCTGCCGAGCAGGGCGTTAAGGCCGCCGCCCTTCTCAATCAGATGAGCCAGCAATGA
- a CDS encoding terminase small subunit, whose amino-acid sequence MSLSPKQQRFVEEYLVDLNATAAYRRAGYAAKGNAAEVNANRLLRNAKVAAAISAAMAARSERTEISQDMVIREWLAIAMADPNEVIQFRRTCCRHCHGEGHAYQWIDRDEFEKELAAAVALAGDGDDEAAAFAALPTDDGGFGFHRAKDPHPDCPKCFGEGRGDVFAHDTRRLSKAAGRLYAGVKITKDGFEIKLRDQDKALDSLARHMGMFKEKIEVEAGENLADLIAARRAKMLKARGEE is encoded by the coding sequence GTGAGCCTCAGCCCGAAACAGCAGCGCTTTGTCGAGGAATATCTTGTCGACCTGAACGCGACGGCGGCCTACCGCCGCGCCGGCTATGCTGCAAAGGGCAATGCGGCGGAGGTGAACGCCAATCGTCTGCTCAGAAATGCTAAGGTGGCCGCTGCGATCTCCGCCGCGATGGCGGCACGCTCCGAGCGCACCGAGATCAGCCAGGACATGGTCATCAGGGAATGGTTGGCCATCGCCATGGCTGATCCCAATGAGGTGATCCAGTTCCGCCGCACATGCTGCCGCCACTGCCACGGCGAAGGCCATGCCTATCAGTGGATCGATCGCGACGAGTTTGAAAAGGAGTTGGCTGCCGCTGTGGCTTTGGCGGGCGATGGCGACGACGAGGCAGCCGCATTTGCCGCGCTACCCACGGATGACGGCGGCTTTGGCTTCCATCGCGCCAAAGACCCGCATCCCGATTGCCCCAAATGCTTTGGGGAAGGTCGCGGAGACGTGTTTGCGCACGACACGCGCCGGCTGTCGAAGGCCGCCGGTCGCCTCTACGCTGGCGTGAAGATCACAAAGGACGGCTTTGAGATCAAATTGCGCGATCAGGACAAGGCGCTGGACAGCCTCGCGCGCCACATGGGCATGTTCAAGGAGAAGATAGAGGTCGAAGCCGGGGAGAACCTGGCCGATCTGATCGCAGCGCGAAGGGCGAAGATGTTGAAAGCAAGAGGAGAAGAATGA
- a CDS encoding terminase — protein MAKPAPNSHDQLLAEEIAGFTHDPLGHVLFSYPWGEAGTALEKHPGPRKWQREVLEDIGAHLADPETRHQPCRIARASGHGIGKSALIAMIAKWGLDTCDDCKIVITANTEPQLRTKTIPEIAKWARMAITAAWFKITASALASTVPGHEKSWRLDAVTWSKDNTEAFAGLHNQGKRIIVIYDEASGIDDTVWEVTLGALTDEETEIIWLAFGNPTKNTGRFRECFSKLRHLWKTKQIDSRTVEGTNKAYLDELVSTYGEDSDIVKVRVRGMFPSASSMQFIGTDLVQAARKREPVTLLTDPLVYGVDCARFGDDRSVLAKRRGRDARSLPWKRWQGIDTMTLAGDIALEAMREHPDAIFVDVGAMGAGVVDRLRQLLPDTPIIEVNFGGKGRDTEWAAGVRIRTVNKRTEIWCSMRGWLEYGAIPDEQVIEDDLVGPEYGFDADQRVQLEKKDHMKARGLASPDDGDALATTFAEPVAPRQMPRAMDPSNYGQSQQYDRYADL, from the coding sequence ATGGCTAAGCCAGCCCCCAACAGTCATGATCAACTGCTGGCCGAGGAGATCGCGGGATTCACCCATGATCCCCTCGGCCATGTGCTATTCTCCTATCCGTGGGGCGAAGCCGGCACGGCGCTGGAGAAGCATCCCGGCCCGCGCAAATGGCAGCGCGAGGTACTGGAGGATATAGGCGCACACCTCGCCGATCCCGAAACCCGCCACCAGCCATGCCGTATCGCGCGCGCGTCGGGTCACGGCATCGGCAAATCGGCCCTGATCGCGATGATCGCGAAATGGGGTCTGGATACCTGCGATGACTGCAAGATCGTCATCACCGCCAACACCGAGCCGCAGTTGCGCACGAAAACGATCCCTGAGATCGCGAAATGGGCGCGGATGGCCATCACGGCGGCATGGTTCAAGATCACCGCCTCCGCGCTGGCGTCAACCGTCCCCGGTCATGAAAAATCCTGGCGGCTCGATGCCGTCACCTGGTCGAAGGACAATACGGAAGCGTTCGCGGGTCTGCACAATCAGGGCAAGAGGATCATCGTGATCTATGACGAAGCCTCCGGCATCGACGATACGGTGTGGGAGGTGACGCTCGGCGCGCTGACCGACGAAGAGACGGAAATCATCTGGCTCGCCTTCGGCAACCCGACCAAGAACACCGGCCGGTTTCGCGAATGCTTCTCGAAGCTGCGCCACCTGTGGAAAACGAAACAGATCGACAGTCGTACGGTGGAAGGCACCAACAAAGCCTATCTCGATGAACTGGTCAGCACCTATGGCGAGGACAGCGATATCGTGAAGGTCCGCGTCCGTGGCATGTTTCCGTCGGCATCCTCCATGCAGTTCATAGGCACTGACCTGGTTCAGGCCGCACGGAAGCGCGAGCCTGTGACGCTGCTTACCGACCCGCTGGTCTATGGAGTCGACTGCGCCCGCTTCGGTGATGACCGCTCGGTCCTCGCCAAACGGCGCGGACGCGATGCCCGTTCGCTGCCATGGAAGCGGTGGCAAGGCATAGACACGATGACGCTGGCCGGCGACATTGCGCTGGAGGCGATGCGCGAGCATCCCGACGCGATCTTTGTCGATGTCGGCGCCATGGGCGCGGGCGTGGTCGATCGCCTCCGCCAGTTGCTGCCGGACACGCCGATCATTGAGGTGAACTTCGGCGGCAAGGGCCGCGATACGGAATGGGCGGCCGGCGTTCGCATTCGCACGGTCAACAAGCGGACAGAGATATGGTGTTCGATGCGCGGCTGGCTGGAGTATGGCGCGATCCCTGATGAGCAGGTGATCGAAGATGATCTTGTCGGGCCTGAATATGGCTTCGATGCCGATCAGCGCGTCCAGCTCGAAAAGAAGGATCATATGAAGGCGCGCGGGCTTGCGTCCCCCGATGATGGCGACGCGCTGGCCACAACCTTTGCTGAGCCGGTCGCCCCCCGTCAGATGCCTCGCGCCATGGACCCGTCCAATTACGGCCAGTCGCAGCAATATGATCGCTACGCGGACCTCTGA